Proteins from a single region of Synechococcus sp. WH 8109:
- a CDS encoding L,D-transpeptidase: protein MRKPARQSRIVLDLSERQTTRMRGEQQLGAWPVAIGDPKTRTPKGEFAMLNNKVNPTYVTHKSGQRLELRGPSSPIGDRYMAFHRNGRGEFGIHGTAWPQWVQIRAATSLGCVRMLNRHIRQLFDAVDVGTRLEIRS, encoded by the coding sequence TTGCGGAAACCCGCTCGTCAGTCGCGCATTGTTCTTGACCTCAGCGAGAGACAGACCACCCGCATGCGGGGCGAGCAGCAGCTTGGCGCCTGGCCTGTGGCGATCGGAGATCCCAAAACCCGCACCCCAAAAGGGGAATTCGCCATGCTCAATAACAAGGTCAATCCGACCTATGTGACCCACAAGTCGGGTCAGCGGCTGGAGCTGCGCGGACCTAGCAGCCCGATTGGTGATCGCTACATGGCTTTTCACCGCAATGGCCGCGGCGAGTTTGGGATTCATGGAACGGCGTGGCCGCAGTGGGTTCAGATTCGCGCGGCCACCAGCCTGGGCTGCGTGCGCATGCTCAACAGACACATCCGGCAGCTGTTTGACGCTGTGGATGTGGGAACGCGCCTTGAAATTCGCAGTTGA
- the hemC gene encoding hydroxymethylbilane synthase — protein MALTELRIASRRSQLAMVQTNWVKAELEKAHPGLKITVEAMATQGDKILDVALAKIGDKGLFTKELEAQMLVDRADIAVHSLKDLPTNLPEGLMLGCITEREDPADALVVNTKNHAYKLDTLPEGSVVGTSSLRRLAQLRHHYPHLIFKDVRGNVITRLEKLDNGDYDCLILAAAGLGRLGFGDRIHQLIPGDISLHAVGQGALGIECVEGKPEVLEAIKVLEHTPTSQRCLAERAFLRELEGGCQVPIGVNTRFEGDQLILTGMVASLDGKRLIRDQASGAASDAEAIGIALANTLKGQGAGEILKEIFDTVRPEA, from the coding sequence ATGGCCCTCACCGAACTGCGCATCGCCTCACGACGCAGCCAGCTGGCCATGGTGCAAACCAACTGGGTGAAAGCGGAACTGGAGAAGGCCCATCCCGGCCTGAAGATCACTGTGGAAGCCATGGCCACCCAGGGCGACAAGATCCTGGACGTTGCCCTGGCGAAGATCGGCGACAAAGGCCTGTTCACCAAGGAACTGGAAGCCCAGATGCTGGTGGACCGTGCGGACATCGCCGTCCACTCTCTGAAAGACCTGCCCACCAACCTTCCCGAGGGGCTGATGCTCGGCTGCATCACCGAACGGGAAGACCCGGCCGATGCGCTGGTGGTGAATACCAAGAACCATGCCTACAAGCTCGACACCCTTCCCGAAGGCTCTGTGGTGGGGACGAGTTCACTGCGCCGTCTGGCTCAGCTTCGTCACCACTACCCCCACCTGATCTTCAAGGACGTTCGGGGGAACGTGATTACACGGCTTGAGAAATTGGATAACGGTGATTACGACTGCCTGATCCTGGCTGCGGCAGGCCTGGGCCGGCTTGGCTTTGGCGATCGGATCCACCAGCTGATCCCCGGCGACATCTCTCTGCACGCCGTTGGCCAGGGCGCCCTGGGGATTGAATGCGTGGAGGGCAAGCCCGAAGTGCTTGAGGCGATCAAAGTGCTAGAGCACACCCCCACCTCCCAGCGCTGCCTGGCCGAACGCGCTTTCCTGCGGGAACTGGAAGGTGGCTGCCAGGTACCCATCGGCGTGAACACCCGCTTTGAAGGTGATCAACTGATCCTCACCGGGATGGTGGCCAGCCTTGATGGCAAACGTCTGATCCGCGACCAGGCCAGTGGCGCAGCAAGCGACGCCGAAGCCATCGGCATCGCTCTCGCCAACACCCTCAAGGGTCAGGGTGCTGGCGAGATCCTCAAAGAGATTTTCGACACAGTCCGCCCAGAAGCCTGA
- a CDS encoding carboxypeptidase M32 gives MASAATAWGQLGAHLRETQLLGSIQSTLYWDQNTRMPSAGASWRGEQLTLLATQLHARQSSAAYADLLAAARQHWNSAERCPEQGRNLDLLEQDLQRQQSLDPALVAALAKAKAEGYNRWQQARSASDFSLFAPALQTLIDLRQEQAKQLDEPRSCWETLAQPFEPDLRLERLEALFAPLRQRLPQLVAQASTRPRPRSADWDLEESSQQDLCDELLGAWGRNPAITCMARSPHPFSITLGPADYRITTRVVTGQPLSCFLATAHEWGHSLYEQGLPDQSHQWFAWPLGQATSMAVHESQSLFWENRVARSRPFAEQWWKRFAQVGAPFSGTQDMWQAMNPMAPGLNRVEADELSYGLHILIRTDLEIALLEQGLAVKDLPYEWNRRYQELLGVRPMNDAEGCLQDVHWSEGLFGYFPSYLLGHLISAQLSEAMSEAIGSPEEHVERGDVTFLLAWLREHVHPLGRSVNADQLVERVTGRPLSTDAFLDYLENKLDRLQPAT, from the coding sequence ATGGCTTCTGCCGCAACGGCTTGGGGGCAGCTGGGAGCCCATCTAAGAGAGACGCAGCTGCTTGGTTCGATTCAGAGCACCTTGTACTGGGACCAGAACACCCGTATGCCCTCTGCCGGGGCGTCCTGGCGGGGTGAGCAGCTCACGCTGCTGGCAACCCAGCTTCATGCTCGTCAGAGCTCTGCGGCCTATGCGGATCTGCTGGCCGCAGCGCGTCAGCACTGGAACTCCGCTGAGCGATGCCCTGAGCAAGGCCGCAACCTGGATCTGCTGGAACAGGACCTGCAGCGGCAGCAGTCCCTCGATCCAGCCCTCGTCGCCGCCTTGGCCAAGGCCAAGGCCGAGGGTTACAACCGGTGGCAGCAGGCTCGATCGGCCTCTGATTTCAGCCTCTTTGCACCGGCGCTTCAGACCCTGATTGACTTGCGTCAGGAGCAGGCCAAACAGCTGGATGAGCCGCGCTCTTGTTGGGAGACCCTGGCACAACCCTTCGAACCGGATCTTCGCCTGGAGCGTCTCGAGGCCTTGTTTGCTCCTTTGCGGCAACGGTTGCCGCAATTGGTCGCTCAGGCATCCACCCGGCCACGCCCACGATCAGCGGACTGGGATCTCGAGGAGTCCAGCCAGCAAGATCTCTGTGATGAGCTGCTCGGTGCATGGGGCCGCAATCCCGCTATCACCTGCATGGCACGCTCGCCTCACCCCTTTTCGATCACGCTGGGACCGGCGGATTACCGCATCACCACGCGTGTTGTGACAGGGCAGCCGTTGTCGTGTTTCCTCGCCACCGCCCATGAATGGGGCCATTCCCTTTACGAACAGGGGTTGCCCGACCAGAGCCATCAATGGTTTGCCTGGCCGTTAGGCCAGGCCACCTCGATGGCGGTGCATGAAAGTCAGTCGCTGTTCTGGGAGAACCGTGTTGCCCGGAGCCGTCCTTTCGCAGAGCAGTGGTGGAAGCGTTTTGCGCAGGTGGGGGCTCCCTTCAGCGGCACCCAGGACATGTGGCAGGCGATGAATCCGATGGCGCCTGGTTTGAATCGGGTTGAGGCCGATGAACTCAGCTATGGCTTGCACATCCTGATCCGCACGGATCTCGAGATTGCTCTGCTGGAGCAGGGTTTGGCGGTGAAGGATCTCCCTTACGAATGGAACCGGCGCTATCAGGAGCTCCTGGGGGTGCGGCCGATGAACGATGCCGAGGGATGCCTTCAAGATGTGCACTGGAGTGAAGGCCTGTTTGGCTATTTCCCCTCGTATCTGTTGGGGCACTTGATCAGTGCACAGTTGAGCGAAGCGATGTCGGAGGCCATCGGGTCTCCTGAAGAGCATGTGGAGCGCGGCGATGTCACGTTCTTGCTGGCTTGGCTGCGTGAGCACGTTCACCCGCTCGGACGCAGTGTGAATGCCGATCAACTGGTGGAGAGGGTCACCGGTCGGCCCCTGAGTACCGATGCCTTCCTCGACTATCTGGAGAACAAGCTTGATCGGCTGCAACCGGCCACCTAG
- the rpoD gene encoding RNA polymerase sigma factor RpoD, which yields MTPAATKAAKPDIVLLANADGKVKEVAKGSDEEAKKTPARRRTSKASAKDLSAAADELLAAADQAKASGTTKKAAAKTTKTKTTTKKSTTTKKAATAKKSATKASTAKAAAAKPTAEEKAKTAAAEKEAKAKALASIKIGPKGVYTEDSIRVYLQEIGRIRLLRPDEEIELARKIADLLYLEELAAQFESDNGREPDNKEWAALVEMPLIRFRRRLMLGRRAKEKMVQSNLRLVVSIAKKYMNRGLSFQDLIQEGSLGLIRAAEKFDHEKGYKFSTYATWWIRQAITRAIADQSRTIRLPVHLYETISRIKKTTKVLSQEFGRKPTEEEIAESMEMTIEKLRFIAKSAQLPISLETPIGKEEDSRLGDFIEADIENPEQDVAKNLLREDLEGVLATLSPRERDVLRLRYGLDDGRMKTLEEIGQIFDVTRERIRQIEAKALRKLRHPNRNGVLKEYIK from the coding sequence ATGACCCCTGCTGCCACCAAAGCTGCCAAGCCGGACATCGTTCTTCTGGCCAATGCTGACGGCAAGGTGAAGGAAGTCGCCAAGGGTTCCGACGAAGAGGCCAAGAAAACCCCTGCACGCCGACGAACCAGCAAGGCGAGCGCCAAAGACCTCAGCGCCGCAGCCGACGAACTTCTCGCCGCTGCAGATCAAGCCAAAGCTTCGGGAACCACCAAAAAGGCTGCAGCGAAAACAACCAAGACCAAAACCACAACGAAAAAGTCCACCACAACCAAGAAGGCAGCCACCGCCAAGAAGAGCGCCACCAAGGCATCAACAGCCAAAGCAGCAGCAGCGAAACCAACCGCCGAGGAGAAAGCCAAAACAGCAGCCGCTGAGAAGGAAGCCAAGGCAAAAGCCCTGGCCAGCATCAAGATCGGCCCCAAAGGCGTTTACACCGAAGACTCCATCCGGGTTTATCTGCAGGAAATCGGTCGGATCCGCCTGCTGCGTCCCGACGAAGAGATCGAACTGGCCCGCAAAATTGCCGATCTTCTTTATCTCGAGGAACTGGCCGCTCAATTTGAAAGCGACAACGGGCGGGAACCCGACAACAAGGAGTGGGCGGCCCTGGTGGAAATGCCGCTCATCCGCTTCCGCCGGCGCTTGATGCTGGGCAGACGGGCCAAGGAAAAAATGGTGCAATCCAACTTGCGCCTGGTGGTCTCGATTGCCAAGAAGTACATGAATCGGGGCCTGAGCTTCCAAGACCTGATTCAGGAAGGAAGCCTTGGCCTGATTCGTGCAGCCGAGAAGTTCGACCACGAAAAGGGCTACAAGTTCTCCACCTACGCCACATGGTGGATTCGCCAGGCCATCACACGCGCCATCGCCGACCAGAGCCGCACCATCCGCCTGCCAGTCCACCTCTACGAAACTATCTCCAGGATCAAGAAGACCACCAAGGTTCTCTCCCAGGAATTCGGCCGCAAGCCAACGGAAGAGGAAATCGCGGAATCGATGGAAATGACCATCGAAAAACTGCGCTTCATCGCCAAGAGTGCCCAGCTGCCGATCTCCCTGGAGACCCCCATCGGCAAGGAAGAGGATTCCCGCCTGGGCGATTTCATCGAAGCCGACATCGAGAATCCCGAGCAGGACGTCGCCAAAAACCTGCTTCGTGAAGACCTGGAAGGAGTTTTGGCCACCCTCAGCCCCCGCGAGCGCGATGTGCTGCGCCTGCGCTACGGCTTGGACGACGGGCGGATGAAGACCCTCGAGGAAATTGGTCAGATTTTTGATGTGACCCGTGAACGGATCCGTCAGATCGAAGCCAAGGCCCTGCGCAAATTGCGCCACCCCAACCGCAATGGGGTCCTCAAGGAATACATCAAGTAA
- a CDS encoding inorganic diphosphatase has protein sequence MANLDQAPSRSMPNLLHVLPAFADEAELRLNTIVELNSNTINKYELITETGHLKLDRVGYSSLAYPFAYGCIPRTWDEDGDPLDIEIVGVTEPLIPGSIVEARIIGVMTFDDGGEVDDKVIAVLADDKRMDHIKSWENLGEHWKKETTYYWEHYKDLKKPGTCSVNGFFGTEKAVEIIKSCEARYMAEIDPKLVD, from the coding sequence ATGGCCAACCTCGATCAGGCACCCAGCCGCAGCATGCCCAATCTGCTGCACGTGCTGCCGGCCTTCGCTGATGAAGCCGAACTTCGTCTCAACACGATCGTGGAGCTCAACTCCAACACGATCAACAAGTACGAGCTGATCACGGAAACCGGCCATCTCAAGCTGGACCGCGTTGGTTACTCCTCGCTGGCTTACCCCTTCGCCTACGGATGCATCCCCCGCACCTGGGATGAAGATGGGGATCCCCTCGACATCGAAATCGTTGGTGTCACCGAGCCCCTGATTCCCGGTTCGATTGTGGAAGCCCGCATCATCGGAGTGATGACTTTTGATGATGGTGGTGAAGTCGACGACAAGGTGATCGCTGTACTTGCCGACGACAAGCGCATGGATCACATCAAGAGCTGGGAAAATCTCGGTGAGCACTGGAAGAAAGAGACCACCTACTACTGGGAGCACTACAAGGATCTGAAGAAGCCTGGCACCTGCTCGGTGAACGGTTTCTTCGGCACTGAAAAGGCCGTTGAGATCATCAAGAGCTGCGAGGCTCGCTACATGGCTGAGATTGATCCGAAGTTGGTTGACTGA
- a CDS encoding thiol-disulfide oxidoreductase DCC family protein, whose translation MASPSAPDLTLLFDGGCPLCVREVRFLQRRNRQARLAFVDIDASDYDEAAHAGISYRVAMGRIHAITGSGEVLRDVAVFREAYRLIGLGWLYAPTRWPLIGSVVDWVYGIWAVRRLQITGRADLETLCQGRCEMN comes from the coding sequence ATGGCCAGCCCATCTGCCCCCGATCTGACCCTGCTGTTTGACGGGGGTTGTCCGTTGTGTGTGCGCGAAGTTCGGTTTCTGCAGCGGCGTAACCGTCAGGCCCGGCTGGCTTTTGTCGACATCGACGCCTCTGATTACGACGAAGCGGCCCATGCCGGCATCAGTTACAGGGTGGCCATGGGCCGCATTCATGCCATCACAGGCTCCGGGGAGGTGCTGCGTGATGTGGCCGTCTTCCGTGAGGCGTATCGCCTGATTGGTCTGGGGTGGCTTTACGCACCGACCCGCTGGCCCTTGATCGGCAGCGTGGTCGATTGGGTCTATGGGATTTGGGCCGTCCGGCGGCTTCAGATCACCGGGCGCGCCGACCTTGAGACCCTGTGCCAAGGCCGCTGTGAGATGAACTGA